From the genome of Hymenobacter cellulosilyticus, one region includes:
- the ileS gene encoding isoleucine--tRNA ligase, giving the protein MNYPEYKQPLNYGQVGTDILAWWKQNGIFEKSVSTREGQPTFVFYEGPPSANGAPGIHHVMARTVKDIFCRYQTLLGKQVSRKGGWDTHGLPIELQVEKELGITKEDIGKKISIEDYNQRCRETVMRFKAQWDDLTEKMGYWVDLDDPYITFEPEYIESCWALLKKLYDKGLLYKGYTIQPYSPAAGTGLSSHELNQPGTYRDVKDTTIVAQFKVKQDEKSEKLFAGAVEVPTYILAWTTTPWTLPANTGLAVGKNISYVLVRTFNPYTYAPIRVVLAEALVGRHFSEKAKDASLEDYKAGDKVLPWRIEATFKGSDLVGVTYERLFGHDKGFPAFEGEERAFRVINGDFVTTEDGTGIVHISPTFGADDFRAAALADIPALLVTDDEGKISPIVDRTGRYVAQMGEFGGRWVKNYDGHDQSGADYKTLDESIAIRMKGDGTAFKVEKYEHTYPHCWRTEKPVLYYPLDSWFIKTTAVKDRLIELNKTINWKPESTGTGRFGNWLENLVDWNLSRSRYWGTPLPIWRSQDGSEEICIGSIEELSAEIDKAVAAEIMTHNPYRKVDGNWVMADGNEAESTKKIDLHRPYVDDIFLVSPTGQAMYRETDLIDVWFDSGAMPYAQWHYPLENGEKFKQNFPADFIAEGVDQTRGWFFTLHALGVMLEDSVAYKNVMANGLVLDKKGEKMSKSKGNAVDPFATISQYGPDATRWYMIANAQPWDNLKFDLAGITEVQRRFFGTLFNTYSFYSLYANLDGFQATETGRVPHAELSELDRWILSKLQSLILEVRGYYDGYDPTKAARAIQDFVTDQLSNWHVRLSRRRFWKGELTTDKRAAYETLQECLVTVAQLMAPIAPFFAEWLYKNMTDGLRQEGNAQRWTAESVHLTLLVDADEARIDKALEERMELAQRISSLTHSLRKKSVLKVRQPLQRILVPVLNDTTREQVGKVEDLICAEVNVKHVEFLDDTSGVLVKSVKPNFKRLGQQYGPKLKVVGARIQQMTAEEISTLEKTGQLAVEIGGETYTLAPDDVEIRTDDLPGWLVATDGPLTVALDVTLTDELRQEGVARELVNRLQNLRKDSGLEVQDKIRVTLQQQPELEAAVQSFGDYIREEVQALALDFAPEISGGSVLEFDEYNVPVQLEVANG; this is encoded by the coding sequence ATGAACTACCCCGAATACAAGCAGCCGCTCAACTACGGCCAGGTCGGCACCGATATCCTGGCGTGGTGGAAGCAGAACGGCATCTTTGAGAAAAGCGTGAGCACCCGCGAAGGGCAGCCCACCTTCGTGTTCTATGAAGGTCCGCCTTCGGCCAACGGCGCCCCGGGCATTCACCACGTCATGGCCCGCACCGTGAAGGACATCTTCTGCCGCTACCAGACCCTGCTGGGCAAGCAGGTCTCGCGCAAGGGCGGCTGGGACACCCACGGCCTACCCATCGAGCTGCAGGTGGAAAAGGAGCTGGGCATCACCAAGGAGGATATCGGCAAGAAAATCAGCATCGAGGACTACAACCAGCGCTGCCGGGAGACTGTCATGCGCTTCAAGGCCCAGTGGGACGACCTCACCGAGAAAATGGGCTATTGGGTAGACCTCGACGACCCTTACATCACCTTCGAGCCTGAGTACATCGAAAGCTGCTGGGCCCTGCTCAAAAAGCTCTACGACAAAGGCCTGCTCTACAAAGGCTACACCATCCAGCCCTACTCGCCGGCCGCCGGCACGGGCCTCAGCTCCCACGAACTCAACCAGCCCGGCACCTACCGCGACGTGAAGGACACGACCATCGTGGCTCAGTTCAAGGTGAAGCAGGACGAGAAGTCGGAGAAGCTATTTGCCGGCGCCGTCGAGGTTCCGACCTATATCCTGGCCTGGACCACCACGCCCTGGACCTTGCCCGCCAACACGGGCTTGGCCGTGGGCAAAAACATCAGCTACGTGCTGGTGCGCACCTTCAACCCCTACACCTACGCCCCCATCCGGGTGGTACTGGCTGAGGCGTTGGTAGGCCGTCATTTCTCGGAGAAAGCCAAGGACGCTTCCCTGGAAGACTACAAAGCCGGCGACAAAGTGCTGCCCTGGCGCATCGAAGCCACCTTCAAAGGCTCCGACCTGGTTGGCGTTACCTACGAGCGGCTGTTCGGCCACGACAAGGGCTTTCCGGCCTTTGAAGGGGAGGAGCGGGCCTTCCGCGTCATCAACGGCGACTTCGTAACCACCGAAGACGGTACCGGCATCGTGCACATCTCCCCCACCTTCGGCGCCGATGACTTCCGGGCCGCGGCCCTGGCCGACATTCCGGCCCTGCTGGTAACCGACGACGAAGGCAAAATCAGCCCCATCGTGGACCGCACCGGCCGCTACGTGGCTCAGATGGGTGAATTTGGCGGCCGCTGGGTGAAAAACTACGACGGCCACGACCAGAGCGGAGCCGACTACAAGACCCTCGATGAAAGCATTGCCATCCGCATGAAAGGCGACGGCACGGCCTTCAAAGTGGAGAAGTACGAGCACACCTACCCCCACTGCTGGCGCACCGAGAAGCCCGTGCTCTACTACCCGCTCGACTCCTGGTTTATCAAGACTACGGCGGTGAAAGACCGGCTTATCGAGCTGAATAAAACCATCAACTGGAAGCCCGAAAGCACCGGCACCGGCCGCTTCGGCAACTGGCTGGAAAACCTGGTCGACTGGAACCTGAGTCGCTCGCGCTACTGGGGTACGCCCCTGCCCATCTGGCGCAGTCAGGACGGCTCCGAGGAAATCTGCATCGGCTCCATCGAGGAGCTCAGCGCCGAAATCGACAAGGCCGTAGCCGCCGAAATCATGACCCACAACCCCTACCGTAAAGTGGATGGCAACTGGGTAATGGCCGATGGCAACGAAGCTGAGTCGACCAAGAAAATCGACCTGCACCGCCCCTACGTGGACGATATTTTCCTGGTGAGTCCCACCGGCCAGGCCATGTACCGCGAAACCGACCTCATCGACGTGTGGTTCGACAGCGGCGCCATGCCCTACGCCCAGTGGCACTACCCCCTGGAAAACGGCGAGAAGTTCAAGCAGAATTTCCCCGCCGACTTCATTGCCGAAGGCGTGGATCAGACTCGCGGCTGGTTCTTCACGCTGCATGCCCTGGGCGTAATGCTGGAGGATTCGGTAGCCTACAAGAACGTCATGGCCAACGGTCTGGTGCTCGACAAAAAAGGCGAGAAGATGAGCAAAAGCAAGGGCAACGCCGTGGACCCGTTTGCCACCATCAGCCAGTACGGCCCCGACGCCACCCGCTGGTACATGATTGCCAACGCCCAGCCCTGGGACAACCTTAAGTTTGACCTGGCCGGCATCACGGAGGTGCAGCGCCGCTTCTTCGGCACGCTCTTCAACACGTACTCGTTCTACTCGCTCTACGCCAACCTCGACGGCTTCCAGGCCACCGAAACCGGCCGCGTGCCCCACGCTGAGCTCAGCGAGCTGGACCGCTGGATTCTGAGCAAGCTGCAGTCCCTCATCCTCGAAGTGCGGGGCTACTACGATGGCTACGACCCCACCAAGGCCGCCCGCGCCATCCAGGATTTCGTCACCGATCAGCTTTCCAACTGGCACGTGCGCCTCTCGCGCCGCCGTTTCTGGAAGGGCGAGCTGACCACCGACAAGCGCGCTGCCTACGAAACCCTGCAGGAATGCCTCGTGACCGTAGCCCAGCTCATGGCTCCCATTGCGCCCTTCTTCGCCGAATGGCTCTACAAGAACATGACCGACGGCCTGCGTCAGGAAGGCAACGCCCAGCGCTGGACTGCCGAATCGGTGCACCTGACACTGCTCGTGGACGCCGACGAAGCCCGCATCGACAAGGCTCTGGAAGAGCGCATGGAGCTGGCCCAGCGCATTTCTTCGCTCACCCACTCGTTGCGGAAGAAGTCGGTGCTGAAGGTGCGCCAGCCCCTGCAGCGCATCCTGGTGCCGGTGCTGAACGACACCACGCGGGAGCAGGTCGGCAAGGTGGAGGATTTGATCTGCGCCGAGGTGAACGTGAAGCACGTGGAGTTTCTCGACGATACCAGCGGCGTGCTGGTGAAGTCGGTGAAGCCCAATTTCAAACGCCTGGGCCAGCAGTACGGACCCAAGCTGAAGGTGGTAGGGGCCCGGATTCAGCAGATGACGGCCGAGGAAATCAGCACGCTCGAAAAAACCGGGCAGCTGGCCGTGGAAATCGGGGGCGAAACCTATACCCTGGCCCCCGACGACGTGGAAATCCGCACCGACGACTTGCCCGGCTGGCTCGTGGCCACCGATGGCCCCCTCACCGTGGCCCTCGACGTGACCCTGACCGACGAGCTGCGCCAGGAAGGCGTAGCCCGCGAATTGGTGAACCGTCTACAGAACCTGCGCAAGGACAGCGGCCTGGAAGTGCAGGACAAAATCCGCGTAACGCTGCAGCAGCAGCCCGAACTGGAAGCCGCCGTGCAGTCCTTTGGCGACTATATCCGGGAGGAAGTTCAAGCCCTGGCCCTGGATTTCGCGCCCGAAATCAGCGGCGGTTCGGTGCTCGAATTCGACGAGTATAACGTGCCCGTACAGCTGGAAGTCGCAAACGGCTGA
- a CDS encoding lipoprotein signal peptidase, producing the protein MKYWKYYLLALLVIVIDQLSKWAVHTYMEPGMAGEISLLGDWGKLHYTLNPGMAFGVELPPPYGKILLTSFRLVAMVGISYYIYKLWQRRAIPGYIACVALILGGAVGNLIDSIFYGVLYDNAPFGVPTPWFHGQVIDMLFVDFPDGFFPISWPLVGGKIIPDFPIFNIADSCIFIGVVLILFNQNKFFAEENAVAEAPRATEVPRHDAETSEVV; encoded by the coding sequence ATGAAGTACTGGAAATACTACCTGCTGGCTTTGCTGGTCATCGTCATCGACCAACTTTCGAAGTGGGCCGTGCATACCTACATGGAACCCGGTATGGCGGGCGAAATTTCCCTGCTCGGCGACTGGGGCAAGCTGCATTACACGCTGAATCCCGGCATGGCTTTCGGCGTGGAACTGCCGCCGCCTTACGGCAAAATCCTCCTTACCAGCTTCCGCTTGGTGGCGATGGTCGGCATCAGCTACTACATCTACAAGCTGTGGCAGCGCCGGGCCATTCCCGGCTACATTGCCTGCGTGGCCCTGATTCTGGGCGGGGCCGTCGGCAACCTGATTGACTCGATTTTCTACGGCGTCCTCTACGACAACGCTCCGTTTGGCGTGCCTACGCCCTGGTTTCACGGCCAGGTTATCGATATGCTGTTCGTGGACTTCCCCGACGGTTTTTTCCCCATTTCCTGGCCGCTGGTAGGAGGGAAGATCATTCCTGACTTTCCCATCTTCAACATCGCCGACTCCTGCATCTTCATCGGCGTGGTGCTGATTCTATTCAATCAGAACAAGTTTTTCGCCGAGGAAAACGCTGTTGCGGAAGCTCCAAGAGCCACTGAAGTGCCCCGCCACGATGCTGAAACGTCGGAAGTGGTGTAA
- a CDS encoding aldo/keto reductase, whose product MQYRKLGKTDLSVSEISLGTWQVGGKWGDPFSHENADQILNAAVDRGINFIDTADVYGDGESEKAVGRLVRSRSEQVYVATKCGRQLQPHTNDAYQPEALRKFVEQSLRNMQLDTIDLIQLHCPPTEVYYRPEIFEVFDRLKEEGKIRHLGVSVEKVEEGLKALTFPNVCSIQLIFNMFRQRPQELLFQEAKRHNVGLIVRVPLASGLLTGKFSRDTTFSADDHRQFNREGAAFDKGETFSGVDYEVGLEAVEALKKVFPDQPNLAPIALRWVLMFDEVSCVIPGASKPSQLESNLKAAELPAITDEQMQQVRAIYDQRIRPLVHYTW is encoded by the coding sequence ATGCAGTATCGTAAACTAGGTAAAACCGACCTTTCCGTTTCCGAAATCAGCCTTGGCACCTGGCAGGTCGGAGGCAAATGGGGTGACCCGTTCAGCCACGAAAACGCTGACCAGATTCTGAACGCCGCCGTGGACCGGGGCATCAACTTCATCGACACGGCCGACGTGTACGGCGACGGCGAAAGCGAAAAGGCCGTGGGCCGGCTCGTACGCAGCCGTTCCGAGCAGGTGTACGTGGCCACCAAATGCGGCCGGCAGCTGCAGCCCCACACCAACGACGCCTATCAGCCCGAGGCACTACGCAAGTTTGTAGAGCAAAGCCTGCGCAACATGCAGCTCGATACCATCGACCTGATTCAGCTTCACTGCCCTCCTACCGAGGTCTATTACCGCCCCGAAATCTTCGAAGTATTCGACCGGCTCAAGGAAGAGGGCAAGATCCGGCACCTGGGCGTGAGCGTGGAAAAGGTGGAAGAAGGGCTTAAGGCCTTAACCTTCCCCAACGTGTGCTCCATCCAGCTTATCTTCAACATGTTCCGGCAGCGGCCCCAAGAGCTGCTGTTCCAGGAAGCCAAGCGGCACAACGTGGGCCTGATTGTGCGCGTGCCCCTGGCCAGCGGCCTACTCACCGGCAAGTTCTCCCGCGACACGACCTTCTCAGCCGACGACCACCGTCAATTCAACCGGGAAGGGGCCGCCTTCGACAAAGGCGAGACGTTCTCGGGCGTCGACTACGAAGTAGGCCTGGAGGCCGTAGAAGCGCTTAAAAAGGTGTTTCCTGACCAGCCCAACCTGGCGCCCATAGCTCTGCGCTGGGTCTTGATGTTCGACGAGGTAAGCTGCGTAATTCCCGGCGCTTCCAAGCCTAGCCAGTTGGAATCGAACCTCAAGGCGGCCGAACTGCCCGCCATTACCGACGAGCAGATGCAGCAGGTACGCGCCATCTACGACCAGCGTATCCGGCCGCTGGTGCACTATACGTGGTAA
- a CDS encoding ABC transporter ATP-binding protein, producing MIAMAMACNPAILIADEPTTALDVTVQARMLQLIDELRRQHNTAVLFITHDLGVVAEIADRLLVMYRGRVVEQGPVLDIFTNPQHPYTKGLLACRPKLSVGRQWLPVVADFMTEDAAGNLVEKLTRSTPESSTIAVTATSDNISLETTKTFPVEQNEAVLASETKGEVLNQALAVEASRSASTTHSDPLLRVENLNVHFPIRKGFFNRKPEFVRAVDGVSFDIFRGETVGLVGESGCGKTTLGRALLRLVEPTAGRILFEKTDLASLPAGELRKRRKEFQMVFQDPYAALNPMMTVGEAILEPMRVHSVGGSRQEQKARVLELLRTVGLKEEHYLRYPHEFSGGQRQRICIARALALQPKCIVCDESVSALDVSVQAQVLNLLNQLKRDFGITYLFITHDLSVARFMSDRLLVMSQGRIVESGPAADVYANPQHDYTKQLLAAIPKDEPSDIRAAVARRAVEA from the coding sequence ATGATAGCCATGGCCATGGCCTGCAACCCCGCCATCCTCATTGCCGACGAGCCTACCACCGCCCTCGACGTGACGGTGCAGGCCCGCATGCTGCAGCTCATCGACGAGCTGCGCCGCCAGCACAACACGGCCGTGCTCTTCATCACCCACGACCTGGGCGTGGTAGCCGAAATTGCCGACCGGCTTCTGGTCATGTACCGCGGCCGGGTAGTGGAGCAGGGCCCCGTGCTCGACATTTTCACCAACCCCCAGCATCCTTACACCAAAGGCCTGCTGGCTTGCCGTCCCAAACTCTCAGTGGGCCGGCAGTGGCTACCCGTAGTAGCCGATTTTATGACCGAGGACGCGGCCGGCAACCTCGTGGAAAAACTCACGCGTTCCACGCCGGAGAGCTCAACTATTGCCGTAACTGCTACCTCTGATAACATTTCTCTTGAAACCACCAAAACGTTCCCCGTGGAACAAAATGAGGCGGTTTTAGCCAGCGAAACGAAAGGGGAGGTGCTCAACCAAGCTCTAGCAGTCGAGGCTTCACGTTCAGCTTCAACCACCCATTCCGACCCGCTCTTACGCGTTGAAAACCTGAACGTCCACTTTCCCATTCGCAAGGGCTTCTTCAACCGCAAGCCCGAGTTCGTGCGGGCCGTGGACGGAGTCAGCTTCGACATCTTCCGCGGCGAAACCGTGGGGCTGGTGGGCGAGTCGGGCTGCGGCAAGACCACGCTGGGCCGGGCGCTTTTGCGACTGGTGGAACCAACGGCCGGCCGCATCCTGTTCGAAAAGACGGATCTGGCAAGCTTGCCCGCCGGCGAGCTGCGCAAACGGCGCAAGGAATTTCAGATGGTCTTTCAGGACCCCTACGCGGCCCTCAACCCGATGATGACCGTGGGGGAGGCCATCCTGGAACCGATGCGGGTGCATAGCGTGGGTGGCAGCCGGCAAGAGCAAAAAGCTCGGGTGCTGGAGCTGCTGCGCACCGTGGGTTTGAAGGAAGAACATTACCTACGTTACCCGCACGAATTCTCGGGTGGCCAGCGCCAACGGATTTGCATTGCCCGGGCCCTGGCCTTGCAGCCCAAATGCATCGTCTGCGACGAGTCGGTGTCGGCCCTCGACGTGTCGGTGCAGGCCCAGGTGCTGAACTTGCTCAACCAGCTCAAGCGCGACTTCGGCATCACCTACCTTTTCATCACCCACGACCTGTCGGTGGCCCGCTTCATGTCCGACCGGCTCTTGGTCATGAGTCAGGGCCGGATTGTGGAAAGCGGCCCGGCCGCCGACGTCTACGCCAACCCCCAACACGACTACACCAAGCAGCTGCTGGCCGCCATTCCCAAAGACGAGCCCAGCGACATCCGCGCCGCCGTAGCTCGCCGGGCCGTGGAAGCGTAG
- a CDS encoding ATP-grasp domain-containing protein, which translates to MFDVETDKLLPRLAGTTPALYRGWMLSAAEYEQLAQRTPLLVSPAEYLSSHQASGWYDAIREFTFDSSFQPAAQLPDFSAGQRYFVKGLVKSFGPDSVVASTEQWQMLIQKHELSTTDVLFVRTFTELLPDSERRFFVVAGVAYGAHGAKLPAELQPVLALLAPRNFYSLDMVLTAAGSSVVVEVGDGQVSDIKEWTLADFGQTVLRALAAL; encoded by the coding sequence TTGTTCGATGTTGAAACCGATAAGCTCCTGCCACGCCTTGCCGGAACTACTCCGGCTCTGTATCGGGGTTGGATGTTGTCGGCGGCCGAGTACGAACAGCTGGCTCAACGCACCCCGTTGCTGGTAAGCCCGGCCGAGTACCTGTCCTCCCACCAGGCCTCGGGCTGGTATGACGCCATTCGGGAATTCACCTTTGACAGCTCGTTTCAGCCCGCGGCGCAACTACCGGACTTTTCCGCCGGCCAGCGCTACTTCGTGAAAGGCCTGGTCAAATCCTTCGGGCCCGATTCGGTTGTGGCCAGTACCGAGCAGTGGCAGATGCTGATTCAAAAGCACGAATTATCCACTACCGATGTTCTATTCGTGCGGACCTTCACGGAGCTGCTGCCCGACTCCGAGCGGCGGTTCTTCGTAGTGGCTGGTGTGGCGTATGGCGCACATGGTGCCAAGCTGCCTGCCGAGCTGCAACCAGTCCTGGCCTTACTAGCTCCCCGAAACTTCTACAGCCTGGACATGGTGCTGACTGCTGCCGGTAGTAGCGTAGTGGTGGAAGTCGGCGACGGGCAAGTGTCTGACATCAAGGAATGGACCCTGGCCGATTTCGGGCAGACCGTTCTGCGGGCTCTTGCTGCGCTGTAG
- the rnr gene encoding ribonuclease R, protein MKKKEESEAPRASAKASRAPKAAPAPVTKSLVYRIFADNPGKVFSYRQLSRRLGVTTKEQREDVFIHLKTLRNSGQLTHLQNDDYRLSDPEAQKVQPLAAERPDHGKNAVKGGRPVEAEFGNDPIVRRRRTQGFDEPGDGQPTAKPQYRERGQEGPDTITGTVALATSQYAFVISEESETDVRVFTDRLKFAMQGDTVRIRLRGQRDGRPVGDVVEVVNRVKTEIVGQLKLQGGFGFVSPDHRKLYFDVFVPFEALHGANDGEKVLVNITEWPEDSTRHPVGEIVRSFGPAGQNEAEINAIMAEFGLPFEFPADVEEESEAIPDQIPAEEIAKRRDFRPITTFTIDPADAKDFDDALSVQKLENGHWEVGVHIADVTHYVTPGTMLEKEAKHRATSVYLVDRVIPMLPERLSNGVCSLRPHEDKLTFSAVFELDEKGKLYDSWFGKTIIHSDRRFSYEEAQERIESKEGDYAEEINLLNDMAKKICAERFRKGAISFETQEVKFRLDENGKPLGVYVKERKDAHKMIEEFMLMANRKVAEFVYKLKKTKPRFTMVYRVHDAPDADRLQNFALFAQKFGHTLDLTNPKKLSTELNDLSTEVIGRPEQNVIQTLAVRTMSKAKYTTEPMGHFGLAFEHYSHFTSPIRRYPDMMAHRLLEHYLQGGKNVKVEPVEEECKHSSEREKLAANAERASIKYKQVEFMADVIGEQFKGVVSGLTEWGLYVEIEENKCEGMIRLSDLPGDFYELDKDNYRLIGQRNKKIIQFGDEIQVVVKAANLLDRTIDFEVVDNRPDYVKDREKEERGSRGGRGGDRSDRGPRGEKPSGGRGGKGGGRPGGGGRSGGGDKRRR, encoded by the coding sequence ATGAAGAAAAAAGAAGAATCCGAGGCTCCCCGCGCTTCCGCGAAAGCCTCCCGCGCGCCTAAAGCCGCGCCTGCCCCAGTAACGAAAAGTCTGGTGTACCGCATTTTTGCCGACAACCCCGGCAAAGTATTTTCCTACCGCCAGCTCTCCCGCCGCCTCGGCGTGACCACCAAGGAGCAGCGCGAAGACGTGTTCATTCACCTTAAAACCCTGCGCAACTCCGGCCAGCTGACCCACCTCCAAAACGACGACTACCGCCTCTCCGACCCCGAAGCCCAGAAGGTACAACCCCTGGCTGCCGAGCGTCCGGACCACGGCAAGAACGCCGTGAAAGGTGGCCGCCCTGTGGAGGCTGAGTTCGGCAACGACCCCATCGTGCGCCGCCGCCGCACCCAGGGCTTCGACGAGCCCGGCGACGGGCAGCCGACGGCTAAACCACAGTACCGGGAGCGGGGCCAGGAAGGTCCCGACACCATCACCGGTACCGTGGCGTTGGCTACGAGTCAGTACGCCTTCGTCATCTCGGAGGAAAGTGAAACCGACGTGCGCGTCTTCACCGACCGCCTCAAGTTTGCCATGCAAGGCGACACGGTCCGCATCCGCCTGCGCGGGCAGCGCGACGGCCGCCCCGTGGGCGACGTGGTGGAAGTAGTGAACCGGGTGAAAACCGAAATCGTGGGTCAGCTCAAACTGCAGGGCGGCTTCGGCTTCGTGTCCCCTGACCACCGCAAACTCTACTTCGACGTGTTCGTGCCCTTCGAGGCTCTGCATGGTGCCAATGATGGCGAGAAGGTCTTGGTCAACATCACCGAGTGGCCCGAGGATAGCACCCGTCACCCCGTGGGCGAAATCGTGCGCAGCTTCGGTCCGGCCGGCCAGAACGAGGCCGAGATAAACGCCATCATGGCCGAGTTCGGTTTGCCCTTCGAATTCCCCGCCGACGTGGAGGAAGAGTCCGAAGCCATTCCCGACCAGATTCCCGCAGAGGAAATTGCCAAGCGCCGCGACTTCCGCCCCATCACCACCTTCACCATCGACCCCGCCGACGCCAAGGACTTTGACGACGCGCTGAGCGTGCAGAAGCTGGAGAACGGGCACTGGGAAGTCGGCGTCCACATTGCCGACGTGACCCACTACGTGACGCCTGGCACCATGCTGGAGAAGGAAGCCAAGCATCGCGCCACCTCCGTCTACCTCGTCGACCGGGTGATTCCGATGTTGCCCGAGCGCCTCTCCAACGGCGTCTGCTCCCTGCGGCCCCACGAAGACAAGCTTACCTTCTCGGCCGTGTTTGAGCTCGATGAGAAGGGCAAGCTTTACGACTCGTGGTTTGGCAAAACCATCATTCACTCCGACCGCCGCTTCTCCTACGAAGAGGCTCAGGAGCGAATCGAGAGCAAGGAAGGCGACTATGCTGAGGAGATAAATCTGCTCAACGACATGGCCAAGAAGATCTGCGCCGAGCGGTTCCGCAAGGGCGCCATCAGCTTCGAAACCCAGGAAGTGAAGTTCCGCCTCGACGAGAACGGCAAGCCCCTGGGCGTGTATGTGAAGGAGCGCAAGGACGCCCACAAGATGATTGAGGAGTTCATGCTCATGGCCAACCGCAAGGTGGCCGAGTTCGTCTACAAGCTCAAGAAAACCAAGCCGCGCTTCACGATGGTGTACCGCGTGCATGACGCTCCCGACGCCGACCGGCTCCAGAACTTCGCCCTCTTCGCCCAGAAGTTTGGCCACACCCTGGACCTGACCAATCCGAAAAAGCTCAGCACCGAGCTCAACGATTTGTCGACCGAAGTCATTGGCCGCCCCGAGCAGAACGTCATCCAGACCCTGGCCGTGCGCACCATGTCCAAGGCCAAGTATACCACCGAGCCCATGGGGCACTTTGGTCTGGCCTTCGAGCACTATTCGCACTTCACCTCACCCATCCGTCGCTACCCCGACATGATGGCCCACCGCCTGCTGGAGCACTACCTGCAGGGCGGCAAGAACGTGAAGGTGGAGCCCGTGGAAGAAGAGTGCAAGCACTCCTCCGAGCGCGAGAAACTGGCCGCCAATGCCGAGCGCGCCAGCATCAAGTACAAGCAGGTCGAGTTCATGGCCGACGTCATCGGCGAGCAGTTCAAGGGTGTTGTGTCGGGCCTGACCGAGTGGGGACTCTACGTCGAAATCGAGGAGAACAAGTGCGAAGGCATGATCCGCCTGAGCGACCTGCCCGGCGACTTCTACGAGCTCGACAAGGACAACTATCGCCTCATCGGGCAGCGCAACAAGAAGATCATTCAGTTCGGCGACGAGATTCAGGTAGTGGTGAAAGCCGCCAACCTGCTCGACCGCACCATCGACTTCGAGGTCGTTGACAACCGTCCCGACTACGTGAAAGACCGCGAGAAGGAAGAACGTGGCAGCCGTGGAGGCCGCGGTGGTGACCGTTCCGACCGGGGCCCGCGGGGCGAGAAGCCCAGCGGTGGCCGCGGTGGCAAAGGTGGTGGCCGTCCCGGTGGCGGAGGCCGCAGCGGCGGTGGCGACAAGCGCCGACGTTAA
- a CDS encoding polyprenyl synthetase family protein — protein sequence MDLSYFSNKITAALAQQRYGEAPETLYEPIRYIMALGGKRIRPLLTLLGAHLFTDDLDPIIKPALGTEVFHNFTLLHDDIMDQAPLRRGQPTVHEKWNSTVAILSGDVMLVRAYELFLDVQPELLAPVLRRFSQTAAEVCEGQQWDMNFETEGQVTIEQYLDMIRLKTAVLLGFCLELGALLAGASTEAADHLRQFGTDIGLAFQLRDDLLDVYGDAATFGKRVGGDIVSDKKTFLLLTAQAQANAQQSALLAQHIGQPVTDAEAKVRAVRAVYDELNVRTQTETLINQYFQDALQHLDRVNVPAERKEPLRGVALQLLERES from the coding sequence GTGGACCTTTCGTATTTCTCTAATAAAATCACCGCCGCCCTGGCGCAGCAGCGCTACGGCGAAGCCCCCGAAACCCTTTACGAGCCCATCCGCTACATCATGGCTTTGGGTGGAAAACGTATCCGGCCCCTGCTCACTTTGCTGGGGGCCCACCTCTTCACCGACGACCTAGACCCCATTATCAAGCCGGCCCTGGGCACCGAGGTCTTTCACAACTTTACCCTGCTCCACGACGACATCATGGACCAAGCCCCGCTGCGCCGCGGCCAGCCCACGGTGCACGAGAAGTGGAATTCAACGGTGGCCATTCTTAGCGGCGACGTGATGCTGGTACGGGCCTACGAGCTGTTCCTGGACGTGCAGCCCGAACTGCTGGCGCCCGTGCTGCGCCGCTTTAGCCAGACGGCTGCCGAGGTCTGCGAAGGCCAGCAATGGGACATGAACTTCGAGACGGAAGGGCAGGTCACTATTGAGCAGTACCTGGATATGATCCGCCTTAAGACAGCCGTGCTGCTGGGCTTCTGCCTGGAGCTGGGCGCCCTGCTGGCTGGTGCTTCCACCGAGGCTGCCGACCACCTGCGGCAGTTTGGCACCGACATCGGTCTGGCCTTTCAACTGCGCGACGACCTGCTCGACGTGTACGGCGACGCGGCAACCTTTGGCAAGCGCGTCGGTGGCGACATCGTTTCGGACAAGAAAACCTTCCTGCTGCTCACGGCCCAGGCCCAGGCCAATGCTCAGCAGAGTGCCCTGCTGGCCCAGCACATTGGGCAACCTGTGACCGATGCAGAAGCCAAAGTGCGGGCCGTGCGGGCCGTGTACGATGAACTCAACGTCCGGACCCAAACCGAAACCCTGATTAATCAGTACTTCCAGGATGCTCTCCAGCACCTCGACCGGGTAAACGTGCCAGCCGAGCGCAAAGAGCCCCTGCGTGGTGTAGCGCTGCAGCTGCTGGAACGGGAAAGCTAA